The sequence TGCGTGCTCACGCAAAAGGGGATCGCCTCGCGAGTCCATCCGAACACCAACGGCGCGGGCTACGTCGTCCACGTCAACGGCTCGACCACCATCGGCCCCGACGAGAACGACAAACGCGTGACCTGCACGATCGAGGAGGCGATCCGCGCGGGCGCGGACGCCGTCTCCTTCCACATCAACGTCGGCTCGGACTACGAGCCCGAGCAGATCGAGGGGCTCGCCGAACTGAGCGGGAAAGCGGAACGCTTCGGCATCCCCGTGCTGGCGATGGCCTACGCGCGCGGGCCCGGAATCGACAGCGCCGACCCCGAGGCGCTGGGCCACGCGGTGCGCCTCGCGGAGGAACTCGGCGCCGACGTCGTCAAGACGGGCTACTCGGGCGACGCCGAGAGCTTCCAGCACGTCATCGAGTCGACGCGCCTGCCCGTCGTGATCGCGGGCGGGGCGCGAGGCACCGACGAGGACACCCTCGAGAAGGTCCGCGGGGCGGTCGACGCCGGCGGCGCGGGCATCTCGATGGGCCGGTCGATCTTCCAGCACGACGACCCCGAGGCGATCACGCGGGCGGTCTCGACGATCATCCACGAGGGCGCAAGCGTCGACGAGGCCATCGAGGAAGCAGGACTCGTGATCGAAGCCTGAAGACGGCTGCAGGCACAACGACTAACGACGGCGACGGCAAAGCGCCGCCCATGCCACGCGAGCTCCGTCCCGGCGACGAGCCGGCACTTGACGAGGAGTTCCCGAACCTCACGGTGCTTTCGCGATCACCCGAGAACGCCGAGGTCGCCACCCGATCGGATCTCGACGGGCTGTTGACGCCAGCGGGGACACACTACATCCGGAACCACTACCCGACGCCCGAAACCGACGCCGAGGGATGGACGGTATCACTGACGGGGCTGGTCGAGGGAAGCGGGGAGACCGGGGCGGACGCCGACGGCCCCGCCGTCGGGATCGAGGAACTGCGCGAGGACTACCCCACCGAGTCGGTCGTTCACACGATGGAGTGTTCGGGCAACGGCCGCACGTTCTTCGAACCCGATGCGGAGGGCCACAGCAGTTGGAGTACCGTCTGCGGTTCGACGACGGGACGGATCCCGAGGAACTGGACTGCGTGGAGACCACGGATACATACGAGCAGATGGCGGCCGACGAGCCGCGCCACGCCTACTTCTTCGACCAACTCCCCAAATCGTTGATCACGGCCCCCGCCGACGGTGCGACCCTGTCGGCGGACGAGGCCGTCGAGATAGAGGGGCTCGCGTGGGCGGGCGAGAACCCCGTCGAGAGCGTCGAACTCTCGACGGATGGCGGCGGGACGTGGGTCGACGCCGACCTCGGGGAGCAAGCGCTCGGGCGCTACGCATGGCGGCGCTTCCGGGCCGAGTGGAACCCTGAGGCGGGCAAGCACCGACTGCTCGCGCGGGCGACCGACACGACGGGACGAATCCAGCCGACGCGGGTCGCCGAACCCGATCCCGAACAGACGGAAATCGAGGACGATAGCTACCCGTGGAACACGCAGGGCTACGGTAACAACGCCCACCGGCCGCTGGGAGTCTCGATACACGTCGGACTCGACGACGCGTAGTCGCCGACCGCAGGCACAACTCGTTTGGCCGACGAGCGAGGTCCCCCTAGTATGGGACAGGTACACTACGACTTCGCGGACGAGACGGCGATCGTGACAGGCGGTTCCTCGGGCATCGGCCGGGCGATCGCGCTGGCGTTCGGCGACGCGGAGGCGACCGTGATCGTCGCCGATAAACAGGAAGAACCGAAGGACCCCGACAGCGACGTTCCGACCCACGAGGTCATCGCGGAGTCGGGGGGTAACGCCGAGTTCGTCGAGACGGACGTCGCAGACCCCGAGCAGGTCCGCTCAGTGGTCGAGGCCGCCCGCGACTACGGGGGAGTCGACGTCATGGTCAACAACGCGGGCGTGTTCATCGGCGGTTCGTTCACCGAGTACGACAGCGAGGACCTCGATACGGGCTACGAGGTCAAC is a genomic window of Halalkalicoccus subterraneus containing:
- a CDS encoding molybdopterin-dependent oxidoreductase; its protein translation is MPRELRPGDEPALDEEFPNLTVLSRSPENAEVATRSDLDGLLTPAGTHYIRNHYPTPETDAEGWTVSLTGLVEGSGETGADADGPAVGIEELREDYPTESVVHTMECSGNGRTFFEPDAEGHSSWSTVCGSTTGRIPRNWTAWRPRIHTSRWRPTSRATPTSSTNSPNR
- a CDS encoding Ig-like domain-containing protein produces the protein MAADEPRHAYFFDQLPKSLITAPADGATLSADEAVEIEGLAWAGENPVESVELSTDGGGTWVDADLGEQALGRYAWRRFRAEWNPEAGKHRLLARATDTTGRIQPTRVAEPDPEQTEIEDDSYPWNTQGYGNNAHRPLGVSIHVGLDDA
- a CDS encoding 2-amino-3,7-dideoxy-D-threo-hept-6-ulosonate synthase, with protein sequence MTAGFDARLDRISTGEKYLIVPMDHGITMGAVKGLKDIEGTIDAVTRGGADCVLTQKGIASRVHPNTNGAGYVVHVNGSTTIGPDENDKRVTCTIEEAIRAGADAVSFHINVGSDYEPEQIEGLAELSGKAERFGIPVLAMAYARGPGIDSADPEALGHAVRLAEELGADVVKTGYSGDAESFQHVIESTRLPVVIAGGARGTDEDTLEKVRGAVDAGGAGISMGRSIFQHDDPEAITRAVSTIIHEGASVDEAIEEAGLVIEA